Proteins co-encoded in one Campylobacter ornithocola genomic window:
- a CDS encoding methylated-DNA--[protein]-cysteine S-methyltransferase, which produces MYQSFYKANFAYILLQSNENKLVNVDFTTLKPDFTKQKHPILEQALEELDLYFSQKLFTFSTPLSIHGSEFEQKVYKALTKIPYGQTKTYQEIAIFINHPKAFRAVGNANSKNKLAIFIPCHRVVAKNHLGGYNGGLDIKIKLLQLEGSLND; this is translated from the coding sequence ATGTATCAAAGTTTCTATAAAGCTAATTTTGCTTATATTCTTTTACAAAGCAATGAAAATAAACTCGTTAATGTTGATTTTACTACATTAAAACCTGATTTTACAAAACAAAAACATCCTATCTTAGAGCAAGCTTTGGAAGAATTAGATCTTTACTTTAGTCAAAAACTTTTTACTTTCAGTACTCCTTTATCTATCCACGGAAGTGAATTTGAGCAAAAAGTATATAAAGCTTTAACTAAAATTCCTTATGGACAAACTAAAACATATCAAGAAATTGCTATTTTTATTAATCATCCAAAAGCTTTTAGGGCAGTGGGAAATGCAAATTCTAAAAATAAACTTGCAATTTTTATACCTTGTCACAGAGTAGTAGCCAAAAATCACTTGGGTGGCTATAATGGTGGATTAGATATAAAAATAAAATTATTGCAACTTGAAGGTAGCTTAAATGATTAA
- a CDS encoding EamA family transporter, whose translation MINLLLVSFIWAFSFPLIGHFITLEMDSFFAAFAKVFLSLLVFLPFLNFKLNLLLKLKLIGIGALQLGMMNLFYYHSFLYLSVSEVALFTIFTPFYVVLFYGFFSKNLRYLYFISVLICIFGAFVVKFDNINSNFLYGFLLIQGANIVFGAGQSFYKILLENNTNLSQKEAFVYFYLGAICITLPAFLFFGDYSNLPSNLSSWIALIYLGIVASGLGYFLWNKGSTEVDSGVLALMNNAIIPLSIFINMSIFGVDVEILPFCIGSLIILFSFFIHKKIMHYYNKKSYSNTNH comes from the coding sequence ATGATTAATCTATTATTAGTAAGCTTCATTTGGGCTTTTTCCTTTCCATTAATCGGACATTTTATTACTTTAGAAATGGATAGTTTTTTTGCTGCTTTTGCAAAAGTTTTTTTATCTTTATTGGTGTTTTTACCTTTTTTAAATTTTAAATTAAATTTACTTTTAAAATTAAAACTCATAGGTATTGGGGCTTTGCAACTTGGAATGATGAATTTATTTTATTATCATTCCTTTTTGTATTTAAGTGTGAGCGAGGTGGCTCTTTTTACCATTTTTACCCCTTTTTATGTTGTGTTGTTTTATGGATTTTTTTCAAAAAATCTTAGATACTTGTATTTTATTAGTGTTTTGATATGCATCTTTGGTGCTTTTGTAGTTAAATTCGACAACATCAATTCTAATTTTTTATATGGATTTTTACTCATACAAGGAGCTAATATAGTATTTGGCGCTGGACAAAGTTTTTATAAAATTTTATTAGAAAACAATACAAATTTAAGTCAAAAAGAAGCTTTTGTTTATTTTTATCTAGGTGCTATTTGTATAACCTTACCTGCTTTTTTATTTTTCGGAGACTATAGTAATTTACCATCAAATTTAAGCTCTTGGATAGCCTTAATTTATCTTGGTATTGTTGCCTCAGGGCTTGGATATTTTTTATGGAATAAAGGCTCCACTGAGGTAGATAGCGGAGTTTTAGCTCTAATGAATAATGCTATTATACCTTTAAGCATCTTTATCAATATGAGTATTTTTGGAGTAGATGTAGAGATACTACCTTTTTGCATAGGATCTTTAATCATTCTTTTTTCATTTTTTATACATAAAAAAATCATGCATTATTATAATAAGAAATCTTACTCAAATACAAACCACTAG
- the truA gene encoding tRNA pseudouridine(38-40) synthase TruA, with product MFLKLTFSYDGSKFQGSATQPHKLSVQDTLAQALSHLGIYDKPLFASRTDKGVHAFNAVACIKTGEYFKDFVYLKNKINHFAHPFIHIKRIQKVQENFQVRFDVQKRAYRYIISHEKYNPFLASYVHFYPEINIKLAKEIIHLFEGEHDFKLFQKEGSDNKTSIRMMYKTRVYTYKNYTIFYFEANGFLRSQIRMMMASILKVLEGKMSQNELLEQINAKKAHCRFLAPASGLYLSKISYYNNA from the coding sequence ATGTTTTTAAAATTAACTTTTTCTTATGATGGGTCTAAATTTCAGGGTTCAGCTACACAACCGCATAAACTTAGCGTGCAAGATACTTTAGCACAAGCTTTATCGCATTTGGGTATTTATGATAAGCCTTTATTTGCTTCAAGGACTGATAAAGGCGTGCATGCATTTAATGCAGTTGCTTGTATAAAAACGGGTGAGTATTTTAAAGATTTTGTGTATTTGAAAAATAAAATTAATCATTTTGCACATCCATTTATTCATATTAAGCGTATTCAAAAAGTTCAAGAAAATTTTCAAGTACGTTTTGATGTACAAAAAAGAGCATATCGTTATATTATAAGTCATGAAAAATATAATCCTTTTTTAGCCTCTTATGTGCATTTTTACCCAGAGATTAATATTAAATTAGCTAAAGAAATAATACATTTATTTGAAGGAGAGCATGATTTTAAACTTTTTCAAAAAGAAGGTTCAGATAATAAAACAAGCATAAGAATGATGTATAAAACTAGAGTTTATACTTATAAAAACTACACTATTTTTTATTTTGAAGCTAATGGTTTTTTAAGATCACAAATTAGAATGATGATGGCAAGTATTTTAAAAGTATTAGAGGGAAAAATGAGCCAAAATGAGCTTTTGGAGCAAATTAATGCTAAAAAGGCTCATTGTAGATTTTTAGCTCCAGCTAGTGGTTTGTATTTGAGTAAGATTTCTTATTATAATAATGCATGA
- a CDS encoding LptF/LptG family permease, which translates to MKLVYKYLLNQFLSTMLSLFFTLFIIVSIVFFIQLAKITSYIEISFFELLKLYIYLLPKTLAFTLPISFFIALTLSFYRLSRENESTVLFALGLAPKMLAGFFIKIATLVSAFMLVVVLVFIPISFELFDNFVDYKKISAKVSIKTGEFGQRYGDWLVFIDAKNSDETYKNIIMYYPKKNPQDKERVILAKEGKLDTNEGVITFKLDEGKTYEIKNEDWHIASFKKLLIKSKLSSRELNTKSFYDYWSDVTSNKEKAKEFVIYVLIALFPLASVLFALSFGIVTYRYEKGFAYFGIFIVIFAYFGLLISFYNPPFVAVALIFSIFFLVSSVYFKIKITNKY; encoded by the coding sequence ATGAAACTAGTTTATAAATATCTGCTTAATCAGTTTTTAAGCACGATGTTGTCTTTATTTTTTACTTTATTTATTATTGTTTCTATTGTATTTTTTATCCAACTTGCAAAAATTACATCTTATATAGAAATATCTTTTTTTGAGCTTTTAAAATTATATATATATCTTTTACCAAAAACATTGGCATTTACTTTGCCTATATCATTTTTTATTGCTTTGACTTTATCTTTTTATAGATTATCAAGAGAAAATGAAAGTACGGTTTTGTTTGCTTTGGGTTTAGCACCAAAAATGTTAGCAGGTTTTTTTATAAAAATTGCTACTTTAGTTAGTGCTTTTATGCTTGTGGTGGTTTTGGTTTTCATTCCTATTTCTTTTGAGCTTTTTGATAATTTTGTTGATTATAAAAAAATTAGTGCTAAAGTAAGTATAAAAACAGGGGAATTTGGACAACGATACGGAGATTGGCTAGTTTTTATAGATGCTAAAAATTCCGATGAAACTTATAAAAATATTATAATGTATTATCCAAAGAAAAATCCACAAGATAAAGAACGAGTGATTTTAGCTAAAGAGGGAAAGTTGGATACAAATGAGGGAGTAATCACCTTTAAGTTAGATGAGGGAAAAACTTATGAGATTAAAAATGAGGATTGGCATATTGCTAGTTTTAAAAAACTATTAATTAAAAGCAAGCTTTCTTCTAGAGAATTAAATACTAAAAGTTTTTATGATTATTGGTCTGATGTAACAAGCAATAAAGAAAAAGCGAAAGAATTTGTTATTTATGTATTGATTGCTTTATTTCCTTTGGCAAGTGTATTATTTGCATTATCTTTTGGCATAGTAACATATCGTTATGAAAAAGGTTTTGCGTATTTTGGAATTTTTATAGTTATTTTTGCTTATTTTGGTCTTTTGATAAGCTTTTATAATCCGCCATTTGTAGCTGTTGCATTGATATTTTCAATATTTTTTCTTGTTTCAAGCGTTTATTTTAAGATTAAAATTACAAATAAATATTAG
- a CDS encoding prepilin peptidase: protein MIFFFLLLGLCVGSFVNVLILRTICKESIISPRSKCPKCHKTLNFYHLFPLFSFVFLKGKCAFCKEKISLIYPFNELICACLFVFAFYLIEDIFQILIFACMLAIFLALSWMDYYLKAVSDLWLWILFVLAFCFDFLQNGFNLENFQDSFLFRVCFGAGMIFLLKSAINFIKNFKKRDEILESLGEGDVIIIALIFGIFGYEKGFLILFIACFLSLLMFIKIAKKDYQMPMIPFLFCGILINLSIESIV from the coding sequence ATGATATTTTTCTTTTTACTACTAGGGCTTTGCGTGGGTTCTTTTGTTAATGTTTTAATTTTAAGAACTATTTGTAAGGAAAGTATTATAAGTCCAAGATCAAAATGTCCTAAGTGTCATAAAACTTTAAATTTTTATCATCTCTTCCCTTTGTTTTCTTTTGTATTTTTAAAAGGAAAATGTGCTTTTTGTAAGGAAAAAATTTCTTTAATTTATCCTTTTAATGAGCTTATTTGTGCATGTTTATTTGTGTTTGCATTTTATCTAATTGAAGATATTTTTCAAATTTTAATTTTTGCTTGTATGTTGGCTATATTTTTAGCACTTTCTTGGATGGATTATTATCTAAAAGCAGTGAGTGATCTTTGGCTTTGGATTTTGTTTGTTTTAGCTTTTTGTTTTGATTTTTTGCAAAATGGTTTTAATTTAGAGAATTTTCAAGATAGTTTTTTATTTAGAGTGTGTTTTGGGGCTGGAATGATTTTTTTGCTAAAAAGTGCAATTAATTTTATAAAAAATTTTAAAAAAAGAGATGAAATTTTAGAAAGTTTAGGGGAAGGTGATGTTATAATAATAGCTTTAATTTTTGGAATTTTTGGCTATGAAAAAGGCTTTTTAATTCTATTTATAGCATGTTTTTTAAGTCTTTTAATGTTTATAAAAATAGCTAAGAAAGATTATCAAATGCCTATGATTCCTTTTTTATTTTGTGGAATTTTGATAAATTTAAGTATAGAAAGTATAGTATGA
- the uppS gene encoding polyprenyl diphosphate synthase — MNELKHLAVVMDGNRRWARKNGLLEKIGYSQGAKVVEKIIEVCIDEKIQNLTLYAFSTENWQRPKEEVEFLFKLLNKYLDESLPKFIANEVRFKAIGNLSLLDELTLKKIQNFQEQTKNHTKLCVNLAISYGGKDEIVRAVKKVVEKNLEINEANIQANLDLSEDVDLFLRVGSAKRISNFLLWQSSYAEIYFSQTLFPALTKKEIANIITEFKKRKRTFGK, encoded by the coding sequence ATGAACGAGCTAAAACACCTTGCAGTGGTAATGGATGGCAATAGAAGATGGGCTAGGAAAAATGGACTTTTAGAAAAAATTGGTTATAGTCAAGGTGCTAAAGTAGTTGAAAAAATCATAGAAGTTTGTATAGATGAAAAAATTCAAAACCTAACTCTTTATGCATTTAGTACAGAAAATTGGCAAAGGCCAAAAGAAGAAGTAGAATTTCTTTTTAAATTGCTAAACAAATATCTTGATGAGTCTTTACCTAAATTTATTGCTAATGAAGTTCGTTTTAAAGCTATAGGAAATTTAAGTCTTTTAGATGAATTAACTTTGAAAAAAATACAAAATTTTCAAGAACAAACTAAAAATCATACAAAATTATGTGTAAATTTGGCTATTTCTTATGGCGGTAAGGATGAAATAGTTAGAGCGGTTAAAAAGGTTGTTGAAAAAAACCTTGAAATTAATGAAGCAAATATACAAGCAAATCTTGATTTAAGCGAAGATGTAGATTTATTTTTAAGAGTAGGAAGTGCAAAGCGTATTTCAAATTTTTTATTATGGCAGTCTAGTTATGCAGAAATTTATTTTAGTCAAACCTTATTTCCTGCACTTACTAAAAAAGAAATCGCAAATATAATTACTGAATTTAAAAAACGCAAAAGAACTTTTGGTAAATGA
- the coaBC gene encoding bifunctional phosphopantothenoylcysteine decarboxylase/phosphopantothenate--cysteine ligase CoaBC — translation MKTILLAVSGSIAFYKAYELISLLKKEGFRVKVLLSQGALKFGTKLSFEALADEILCEDNESWQNTNNHIAFSKTCDCVLFAPASINSINKLNYGIADNLFIQTLIAVDKNKPFLIAPAANTNMYLHFSTQKSLKNLKEQGYIIIDPIVKTLACKDEGLGALAELDSIINALKRSLMQEDFFKDKSFIVSGGGTKEKIDDVRCISNFSSGKMAKAIADALYFLGAKVVLVSSVEFKAPYKLEKFESSLELKEKLQNYKEFDALIMAAAVSDFTLEAYKGKIKKNEHLNGLDLKLKLNEDILKNLDFKGKKIGFKMEFDEQNALENAKKSLADKNLDMVCLNVLNEQMNFGSDENSICFITKDSISQSSKQSKEKLGFILAQELRKLW, via the coding sequence ATGAAAACTATCTTACTAGCAGTAAGTGGAAGCATAGCTTTTTATAAAGCTTATGAGCTTATTTCTTTATTAAAAAAAGAAGGTTTTAGGGTTAAAGTTTTGCTAAGTCAAGGAGCTTTAAAATTTGGCACTAAGCTTAGCTTTGAAGCTTTAGCGGATGAAATTTTATGTGAAGATAACGAAAGTTGGCAAAATACTAATAATCATATAGCTTTTAGTAAGACTTGTGATTGTGTGCTTTTTGCACCTGCTAGTATAAATTCTATTAATAAACTAAACTATGGTATAGCGGATAATTTATTTATTCAAACTTTAATAGCAGTAGATAAAAATAAACCATTTTTAATTGCACCTGCTGCAAATACAAACATGTATTTACACTTTAGTACTCAAAAATCTTTAAAAAATTTAAAAGAGCAAGGCTATATTATCATTGATCCTATAGTTAAAACTCTAGCTTGTAAAGACGAGGGCTTAGGAGCTTTGGCTGAGCTTGATAGCATTATAAATGCTTTAAAAAGAAGCTTAATGCAAGAAGATTTTTTTAAAGATAAAAGTTTTATTGTAAGCGGTGGTGGAACTAAAGAAAAAATTGATGATGTAAGATGTATTAGTAATTTTTCAAGTGGAAAAATGGCAAAGGCAATTGCTGATGCCTTGTATTTTTTAGGTGCTAAAGTAGTATTAGTTAGCTCAGTGGAGTTTAAAGCACCTTATAAATTAGAAAAATTTGAATCTTCTTTAGAATTAAAAGAAAAATTGCAAAACTACAAAGAATTTGACGCTTTAATTATGGCTGCTGCTGTGAGTGATTTTACTCTTGAGGCTTACAAGGGTAAGATTAAGAAAAATGAGCATTTAAACGGACTTGATTTAAAATTAAAGCTGAATGAAGACATCTTAAAAAATTTAGATTTTAAAGGTAAAAAAATAGGCTTTAAAATGGAATTTGATGAGCAAAATGCTTTAGAAAATGCTAAAAAATCTTTAGCTGATAAAAATTTAGATATGGTGTGTTTAAATGTCTTAAATGAGCAAATGAACTTTGGAAGTGATGAAAATAGCATTTGTTTTATAACTAAAGATAGTATTTCTCAAAGTTCTAAACAAAGTAAAGAAAAACTTGGTTTTATTTTAGCACAAGAATTAAGGAAACTTTGGTGA
- the glmU gene encoding bifunctional UDP-N-acetylglucosamine diphosphorylase/glucosamine-1-phosphate N-acetyltransferase GlmU, with product MKISVLILAAGLGTRMKSQNPKVLQKICSKAMILHILKQAYKISDDICVVLSHQKEKVEQVVLEHFPNTRFLEQDLQNFPGTAGALRGYESKHEKVLILCGDMPLVKADDLEKIALNESDFNVAVFEAKDPKSYGRIVLKENKIQKIVETKDANKEELAINICNSGVYAIKAQILKEVLPLIKNDNKAKEYYLTDAVYLAKEKGYEIDAVFVNEQDFMGVNDKVELCLAQDLMQEAIKKEWMKQGVIFHMPATTFISDEVEFVGECEVYENVRIEGKSKIINSIIKSSSVIEDSIVENSDVGPLAHLRPKCQLKNTHIGNFVECKNALLNGVKAGHLSYLGDCEIDEGTNIGCGTITCNYDGVKKHKTKIGKNVFVGSDTQFIAPVEIKDEVIIAAGSTVHKNVEKGSMYISRANAQIVENYYYKKLGKK from the coding sequence ATGAAAATTTCTGTGCTTATTTTAGCTGCTGGACTTGGTACGCGTATGAAATCACAAAATCCAAAAGTACTTCAAAAAATTTGCTCAAAAGCAATGATTTTACATATTTTAAAACAAGCATATAAAATTAGTGATGATATATGTGTGGTGCTTTCTCATCAAAAAGAAAAGGTTGAACAAGTTGTTTTAGAGCATTTTCCAAACACACGTTTTTTAGAACAAGACTTGCAAAATTTTCCAGGCACTGCAGGAGCTTTAAGGGGTTATGAGAGTAAGCATGAAAAAGTTTTGATTTTATGTGGCGATATGCCTTTAGTTAAAGCAGATGATTTAGAAAAAATAGCTTTAAATGAGAGTGATTTTAATGTGGCGGTTTTTGAAGCAAAAGATCCAAAAAGCTATGGAAGAATAGTTTTAAAAGAAAATAAAATTCAAAAAATAGTAGAAACAAAAGATGCAAATAAAGAAGAACTTGCTATAAATATTTGCAATAGTGGTGTTTATGCTATAAAAGCACAAATTTTAAAAGAAGTATTGCCTTTGATAAAAAATGATAATAAAGCTAAAGAGTATTATTTAACCGATGCGGTTTATTTAGCAAAAGAAAAGGGTTATGAAATCGATGCAGTGTTTGTAAATGAGCAAGATTTTATGGGAGTAAATGATAAAGTAGAGCTTTGCTTGGCTCAAGATCTTATGCAAGAAGCGATTAAAAAAGAATGGATGAAGCAAGGGGTGATTTTTCACATGCCTGCGACGACTTTTATTTCAGATGAGGTTGAGTTTGTAGGCGAGTGTGAAGTATATGAAAATGTGCGTATAGAAGGAAAATCAAAAATCATTAATTCTATCATTAAAAGTTCAAGTGTGATTGAAGATAGTATAGTAGAAAATAGCGATGTAGGGCCTTTAGCGCATTTGCGTCCAAAATGTCAGCTTAAAAATACGCATATAGGAAATTTTGTAGAATGTAAAAATGCTTTATTAAATGGAGTTAAAGCAGGGCATTTGAGTTATTTAGGAGATTGTGAAATAGATGAGGGAACTAATATAGGTTGTGGCACTATCACTTGTAATTATGATGGGGTAAAAAAACATAAAACTAAAATAGGTAAAAATGTTTTTGTGGGTTCAGATACGCAATTTATTGCTCCGGTTGAGATAAAAGATGAGGTAATCATCGCAGCAGGAAGCACAGTGCATAAAAATGTAGAAAAAGGTTCTATGTATATTAGTAGAGCTAATGCTCAGATTGTAGAAAATTACTATTATAAAAAATTAGGCAAAAAATGA
- a CDS encoding autotransporter outer membrane beta-barrel domain-containing protein: MKLSYHTSKVLMGVSISALLSSAALAQEIKLGNFTDFFNYKDGIWSLDSKENIELKMDPSDIQSYHKGENHDKPIKEFNIKTSGTLTIGDGDNWIDVGSTSTNEAKYDLYSVNLEAKEIILNKDKTSLEAYKAFNIKGNLTLNGSSPITNDNIHDEELDRPGLFVWNGYGERDGYMNIQGNLNVNNSFIGIYDANKKGGLISVDGDVNIKDSAIGISTNSVSNLGINNYVAIKTTGNFNQDIDKNIVTALYTKDITSMLETSNLLPKNVFFEDTDLAQFTDYKLSVSNDGKSLLINGGANENVRDLSKILKSEIDIRNEALDTFEGIKNDIEYNKDSYQKPGYIGDDAMLEAIAQAEKELQEQIKKLEQQIKDIEANGGKPDGSDLVENMKDISLENKNLAVNMLNGILDSKLSNDAVAALTLDTTGKNLNTLTTNTKASAKAIVNNAQNSSVNSSIGVANDLAIGTRVAKLSNPYQDKALVEKFATTHIAALASDVYNYYGNSSFNNSFWGNVFGGANIIDGDSGALYGFTLGADRKINDNALLGFYFTYADSTIKDGVMEQKSDNYQFGIYSLINPNDQWEINLRAYGQISPTDQSVAMLSDSSNADFDSKFFGLSANAGRIFNPNSSSLFIKPFAGINYYYAHTPSYKESGMFAKEVQSMTNNSISLELGTEFRKYMSEESYLFITPKIEQYVMNNGDDFVAGFVGSSSNFIIKGNDKKKTYGQIIVGGNVDINEQFSLNAGIGAKQILAGKTDGKNETYVSGQVGFKYKF, from the coding sequence ATGAAACTTTCTTATCATACAAGTAAAGTTTTAATGGGAGTTAGCATTAGTGCTTTATTAAGCAGTGCTGCCTTAGCACAAGAGATAAAGCTTGGAAATTTTACTGATTTTTTCAACTATAAAGATGGAATTTGGAGTTTAGATTCTAAAGAAAATATAGAATTAAAAATGGATCCTTCAGATATTCAATCTTATCATAAAGGAGAAAATCACGATAAACCTATAAAAGAATTTAATATCAAAACAAGTGGTACTTTAACTATTGGAGATGGAGATAATTGGATAGATGTAGGCAGCACTTCAACTAATGAAGCAAAATATGATTTATATAGTGTTAATTTAGAAGCAAAAGAAATCATTCTAAATAAAGATAAAACTTCTTTAGAAGCATATAAAGCTTTTAATATAAAAGGAAATCTTACACTTAATGGTAGCTCACCTATAACAAATGATAATATACATGATGAAGAACTTGATAGACCTGGTTTGTTTGTATGGAATGGATATGGCGAAAGAGATGGCTATATGAATATACAAGGAAATCTAAATGTCAATAATTCTTTTATTGGTATATATGATGCAAATAAAAAAGGTGGTTTAATCTCTGTAGATGGAGATGTAAATATAAAAGATTCAGCTATAGGTATAAGTACAAATAGTGTTTCAAATTTAGGTATAAATAACTATGTAGCTATAAAAACAACAGGCAATTTTAACCAAGATATAGATAAAAACATAGTAACAGCACTATATACTAAAGATATAACAAGCATGCTTGAAACAAGCAATTTACTACCAAAAAATGTATTTTTTGAAGATACTGATTTGGCTCAATTTACAGATTATAAGCTTAGTGTTTCTAATGATGGCAAAAGTCTTTTAATTAACGGCGGTGCTAATGAAAATGTAAGAGATTTATCAAAAATATTAAAATCTGAAATTGACATTAGAAACGAAGCTTTAGATACTTTTGAAGGTATAAAAAATGATATAGAATATAACAAAGATTCCTACCAAAAACCAGGATATATTGGCGATGATGCTATGCTTGAAGCCATAGCGCAAGCAGAAAAAGAACTGCAAGAACAAATTAAAAAATTAGAACAACAAATCAAAGACATAGAAGCTAATGGCGGAAAACCTGATGGTAGTGATTTAGTTGAAAACATGAAAGATATTAGCTTAGAAAATAAAAATTTAGCTGTAAATATGCTAAATGGTATTTTAGATTCTAAACTTAGCAATGATGCTGTTGCAGCACTCACTCTAGATACCACAGGAAAAAATCTAAACACACTTACTACAAATACAAAAGCAAGTGCAAAAGCTATAGTAAATAATGCTCAAAATTCTTCTGTTAATTCATCTATAGGCGTAGCAAATGACCTAGCAATTGGAACAAGGGTAGCAAAACTTTCAAATCCTTATCAAGATAAAGCTTTAGTGGAAAAATTTGCCACAACCCATATAGCAGCACTAGCAAGTGATGTTTATAATTATTATGGAAATTCTTCGTTTAACAATAGCTTTTGGGGTAATGTTTTTGGTGGTGCAAATATCATAGATGGAGATAGTGGTGCTTTATATGGATTTACACTAGGTGCTGATAGAAAAATCAATGATAATGCTTTACTTGGTTTTTACTTTACTTATGCTGATTCAACTATCAAAGATGGTGTTATGGAGCAAAAATCAGATAACTATCAATTTGGTATTTATTCTTTGATTAATCCAAATGATCAATGGGAAATCAACCTAAGAGCTTATGGACAAATTTCTCCAACAGACCAAAGCGTAGCAATGCTAAGTGATTCTAGTAATGCTGATTTTGATAGCAAATTCTTTGGCTTAAGCGCCAATGCTGGTAGAATTTTTAATCCAAATTCATCATCATTATTTATCAAACCTTTTGCTGGTATAAATTACTACTACGCACACACTCCAAGCTACAAAGAAAGTGGTATGTTTGCAAAAGAAGTTCAAAGCATGACAAATAATTCTATCTCTTTAGAATTAGGTACTGAATTTAGAAAATATATGAGTGAAGAATCATATTTATTTATCACTCCAAAAATAGAACAATATGTAATGAATAATGGAGATGATTTTGTAGCTGGATTTGTTGGCTCAAGTTCAAATTTCATCATCAAAGGAAATGATAAGAAAAAAACTTATGGACAAATCATTGTAGGTGGTAATGTAGATATTAATGAACAATTTAGCTTAAATGCAGGTATTGGAGCTAAACAAATACTAGCTGGTAAAACAGATGGTAAAAATGAAACTTATGTAAGTGGTCAAGTAGGTTTTAAATATAAATTCTAA
- the fliP gene encoding flagellar type III secretion system pore protein FliP (The bacterial flagellar biogenesis protein FliP forms a type III secretion system (T3SS)-type pore required for flagellar assembly.) encodes MRVLLVLFLLSLTLFGAEATIPTVNLSLSAPNSPQQLVTTLNIVIVLTILALAPTIIFVMTSFLRLIVVFSFLRTALGTQTMPPNTILITLALILTFFIMEPVATKSYNEGIKPYIAEQIGYEEAFAKGVKPFKDFMLKNTREKDLALFYRIRNLENPKTIDDVPLTVLVPAFMISELKTAFEIGFLLFLPFLVIDMVVSSVLMSMGMMMLPPVMISMPFKLLIFVLVDGWNLLIQNLVKSFLT; translated from the coding sequence TTGAGAGTTTTGTTAGTTTTATTTTTATTAAGTTTAACTCTTTTTGGTGCTGAAGCAACCATACCAACTGTGAATTTAAGCCTTAGTGCCCCAAATAGTCCTCAACAACTTGTAACAACCTTAAATATAGTTATAGTTTTAACTATACTAGCTCTTGCTCCAACTATTATTTTTGTAATGACTTCATTTTTAAGACTTATAGTGGTTTTTTCTTTTCTAAGAACCGCTCTTGGCACTCAAACTATGCCACCAAATACTATATTAATAACTTTAGCTTTAATTTTAACTTTTTTCATTATGGAACCTGTTGCTACAAAATCATATAACGAAGGCATAAAACCCTATATCGCTGAGCAAATAGGCTATGAAGAAGCTTTTGCCAAAGGTGTTAAACCTTTTAAAGATTTTATGCTTAAAAACACTAGAGAAAAAGACTTAGCACTATTTTATAGAATTAGAAATTTAGAAAATCCTAAAACTATAGATGATGTACCTTTAACGGTTTTAGTGCCTGCTTTTATGATAAGTGAGCTTAAAACTGCTTTTGAAATAGGCTTTTTACTCTTTTTACCATTTTTAGTTATTGATATGGTGGTAAGCTCTGTATTAATGTCTATGGGTATGATGATGCTACCGCCTGTTATGATTTCCATGCCTTTTAAACTGCTTATTTTTGTGCTAGTAGATGGATGGAATTTACTCATACAAAATTTAGTCAAAAGTTTTTTAACTTAA